In the genome of Mustelus asterias unplaced genomic scaffold, sMusAst1.hap1.1 HAP1_SCAFFOLD_2722, whole genome shotgun sequence, the window AGCTTCCCAGATACTCCCTTTGCCTGAAGCCATATCCACAGTTTAATGCGACTGTATTCCTCCTACACATAATCCATTTTGTAAACTCAGTCCCACAAATATACCAAAACAAACAATTAAAAGGTGGTTAGTTTTAGTTGTCTGGGTAAACAGAGGACTTCAATTTACCATCGACAggatatattaaaaaaaagttaaaccATTTCTTATAAGCCACTGTGATTAATGTTAGAGATGCCAACAGTGGCAACGCCCACCTCCCAGAACACACAACGATTCACagcaagggagagacagagcacaGGTACAAGAGGCTATCACATCATCTGATCTAGACAAACCCAAGACACAAGGCTCGCCAAGACAGGGGagtgagaaggaaagagagagcgagagacagggaaatCATCCATAGACGGGGagcgaggggatgggggagggagcgagagagaggaggaaaagcGGGAGCAAGAGGGGGAGGGTGTAGGAGAGGGATGGAAGGAagggcaagagagggagagacaggtgaggaacagaaagagagagatggttagagagagaaagacaaggcAGGGAGATGGACAACGACTTTGAATAAAGAGATTAAAATGGTGCAATGGAATGTGTCACAAATAAATATCCCAGCCTCCTGGGGGGAATGGTTTGTCGTTGCCAGTTATGGCCCTCACCACCCCCACAGACACATGGGAAAGGGGCTCGCCTTCTGTGTTTGCagcagcagtgccccccccccaactccccactgcCTTCAATCCAGAACCTAAAGGCTTTTGATTTCTCTTCTCTTCCATCGAAATGACAGGGAATGGAGACAGGGTGGAAGCAACTAAAACCTCAAATATTCAGCCCGATCTGTCTCAGCCCATAaacctccctctatccctcatcTCATCTGCCAGAATATACTCAGGTTACATTAGCAGACGATACAATGCAGTTTATTTCTACAAATGATATTTAAGCACCATATTGCACATGCAATGCTCACAGCCCAGAAGTGGCTAATCACACAGCCCCAAAGTACCACCAGATTAATCCAACTAGATGCTTCCAGGAGTCAAGCAGAGGAGTACTCTGAACCCTTGAACAGATTCATTCATCTTCAACGTCTCACTCTCACTTCAATGCTGCTGCTGTGAGGGGCCACAGCTATCAGCTGAACACAAACATTAATAAATTAATAGACTCACACAAACATACAATCGACTGACTGCAGGAGCATCAAGCACAGAATTGGCCAGGGTTCCTTGGAACCAACACAAAACAAGGACATTTCCCACTGTTCAAAAAAAGATTGTGTGTCATGTTGGAGAAATAAGGATATCACAGTTTCACTTTTCTTCCATAGGAAATTCCAGACCCATCAACTGCCCACAACATCCCAGTCAACCCCAGCTGCTTCCTGCGACTCCAGCCCAGTGgcattgctgcaggattccttcaAGGGCAGTTCCAGGATCTGTTACAGCAGCCAGGTGTCAGCATCAGCCATCCCTGGACTGTTCTATACAACATCCCAGTGGTGTGATTCTATTCAAAGCTTGGGGAAGGTGGTCCTTCTGGAATGTTTGTAGGAAGTTCAAACCCATCATGTCAACCAAAAAGAACAGAGTTGAAGGTCCCTCAAGGTTAAAAAAACACAAGGAATGACATCCCCATTCTTCAGAGGTAAATAGGCAAGGAAACAGAAGGCTCAGTCAGCATGCTGCAAGGATTGGGACTGGATGGTTAACATGAGCAGTCCAATGTTCCTCCTCATTCACCACATAACAGCATGTGACTAGGAGCAAGCTCCATCCTACCAACATCGCATACTGAAGCGTCAACATGATCCATAACCTCAGCCAATGTTGTGAAAATGCACCAGTGACAATGGTCTACACACAGCTCTGTGGCTTCATGACAGCTCCTTCACCCTCCAACACCAGCACTCATTAAAAACACAACTGGACTGCTGCTGGACATGGATGGCAGATACCTCCGCTTTTTCGAGATAGCATGAGAGGACTGGGCATTCTCCATCTCCAGACAACTCAGTGAAGGATGGAAGAGTCATGCAGCACTCAACCAAGTCAGACCAAGTCCAATTTCTCACTCAATTGTTAAAAATAGTTAAGAAGAATTTGTCAAACATATTCCGTAGCGGGGACAAAAGGTGCTGGCCGAAATTAGTGCATGCAGAAATTGTTACACAACCTTGCGCTGAGAAAGGACCTCCTAGCCCAGGATGAACGATTAACTTGTGACAATTCAGTCAGAGGTCCTCTGTCTGGTCTGTCCCAATCCTGGATACTGTCGCAGACCCAGATAGTGAGCAGGTGCATGTCACGGATAGGACAGGGTTCAGGTGAAAGGCCCTCACGGTTAAGCAGTACACACTGTCAAAGCTCACACAAACAAAGGAGACACTGTGGGTCTCTCAGAGTTGATCAGTGGTGACCAGAATGGAGAGGAAAGATGGTGCAGTGAATCAGGGAGCTGAAAGTTTTTCAGAACATTGGCGAGGAATTGTACAGGGGCACTGGAATATGGATTGAAACTGGGCGGCAAGGTAACATTGTTGATGAATGGTGTGCGACAGATAAAGCAGAAAGACATGTCATCACAAGCTGCTCGCAGCCAATATCATTCCTGATTCTCAAGGCTGTTACACCAGGCTGTGTCCATCAGCTTCAGGCCTGCCCCTCAGGCTGCAGCTTTTCAAATCAGGGCAAGTTGCCACAGGGGTGATCAAAACATCAGGAGACCATCTGGATCCTTCTGGTTTAAAGAGAAGGTGGGCAGGCGGGCACTTCCAACATGAAATCACTGCATTTGACACCAATCATTGCCAAAAATTCTAATGGGAAGGGCTTAATCTGGGAACATGAAATCCcagccaatgcactgactaaaaagTGAGATGCCACAGTAAATATACCTCCCTGATCAcaactcccctcccacccccggacCCCTGCCCTCTCTAGCACCAATTCCCTGCTGTCCTTATGAGCTAGTCAACAGTTGTGCCTCTCCCATCTCCCAACACAGCAGCGAAAAACTGCTCAGTTCCTAGGTCTGTCCAGTCAAAGGTCAACACTTCACCAGTATCCAATGAGACACACGGGTCAAATTGTTCAGTTACACGGAGCTAATTATTAATATCTTTAAAAAAGGTcacaagtgcaaccaagtgtcttTTTAGAAAAGGTTTGTGTTTTTCTCTTTGAACACTTGCCATTTTAGTTTACACTTTTGTTTTAAGGATAAGACGACAAGAGAACGCAGCAGCACATTATCACAAAAAACAAACCCAAAGAGTTGATTGTTTGACAGGGCATTACCACAGCATGACAGTACAGACATGCTTCATTACAGTATCAAGATACAGGCTTGCACACCAGCCTCTCCTACCCACATCCGGCCTCTCGAGGGGAGCGGAAGGCTGAGCGTCAGTCCACATCGGACGATCCTTTACAACCCAATCGGAAAAGATAGTGAAGCCTTGATCTACACACACACATTACCACTCATCACGTTCTATTCAGAGATCACTAGACTATTACAGCTCACCTCCATGCAGTCTAGCTTTAAACAGTGACTCTCTTTTTGACGACTGCTGGGGGTATCTATGCGACAGTACAAAGCTCGGTATGCTTTCTAGTTTTAATGTGTTAAAAAAAGTTTGTttgctttttaattttaaaaacttctacTCTTAAACCACGGCACAAGCATCAGACTTGTAATGTCCCAAATTTGGATGGACAAGGCCGTTTGAATCtagctgattttattttaatcttGTGGAATTCCTCACTACGCTTGcctatattttaatttattttcctaAATTTCCCACACTTTGCCCCCTCCCGAGTTGTCCAACTGAGAGATTTGACCCTTGGGATCTTTGGAATGTCCCGTGTGTTGTGGCAGATTCCCTCTTCAGAAAGAAGGTGTACCAGATCTTGCTGCCGAATTAATCCAGTTTGCTCTGGTTTAGAGGCTGTTTTTCCCCCGATATTTTCGGAGAAAGGGGGCGTGTTTTTAGTCCCACCAACTCCACCCTAACCCCCCAATGACAGGGCAGTGCAACTCTTAGATGTGGATGATTTCCCAGTAGCCCTCCCAGCAACAGAAAcctgacaagagagagagagagagagacagactttaGTATTAATCCAGAGCACATCAGGagttaataaatcacatcaaaatcaCAAGGACCCTAATGGTCAATGAATCAGCTTTAAATTCCACAATAGTTATTCCTCTCAATTCCCCCAAAACAGACCTTAAGCAGCACCAAGAATCTCTGCCCACCAGTACAGTCTGCCAGGACAGACCAGTGCAGGCACCAGGATTCTGTTGAGTGCTGGAAGAGAATGGACTTCCCAACCTCATTCCCATTTCAAATCCCTTCGAGAAAAGGCTCGGATTTTCAGTCCAATGCAGAGACCGGGAATCAACCACCAGGAAATGAGACAGCTTCCAACACCACCACCAAACCCAAGACAGCCGCTGAGCAAGCCAGGTCAGGGAGATGTCGGAGGAATGGCTAACTGCGCTCCTCAGGTTAAACCCCAAGCTATTCCTGCCCCGCCTCAGGATACCCACCTGACATTGTGTCCCTTAATTTCAGCTATACGCCATAGAACGCAGACAGTCGCTCCTTTAGAAGCGGTGGGAACTGTTCTGAAAACTGTTGCCAGTTCTCCTCACCAACCTGTTCCTTGAAGCCATGCAGGATCTGCAAGACGAGACAAACACCGATCGTAATGTTAGAAAGTAGCGACTGATAGGTCTTGGTGTAGCCTCATCATTCATTATGAACTCTTTTGGTGGTAACACAACTGCATCAAGACAGGAAGAATCATTAAAATTCCCCCTTTTCCCCATGGCTTTAATTGCAGCAAGTAGCACACATTCaaaagtggggtaaatgcatcatCCAATGTCACAGTAACCTACACACTATAGGCCACCCGTTTCAATTGTCTGTGCTGCATGAGCGGCGTGTGAACGTGTGTGTAAATTAGTCCTTCAGCAGCCCTGGATCACTAATCACATCCATGTTGGAAGGGACTTATCTGCCAGGATTTACACACCGTTGTATTTATACAACAGTCTCCGATGTAGCAAAATATCCTCGCGCATTTCACCACAGtgtaattaaataattaaaatggtGCCAAAGATGAGGACACGAGGACAGATGACTAAACATTTAAATAGCATCTTAAGGAGCGTTGGGGAGGACACAGAAGTCTGGAGGAATTCAGCAGAAGAAAGGCTGAGGTGGGGCCAGAGATGAGCAACAAACAGAGGGGGAAACAGTTGATCTTGGCTGCGAGGATGTGGGGAAGCTCAGCTCCAGTTAAAATAGGCCACAAGAGGATACAAACAGTGGGATGGAATGGCCAGGAAACAGTTGGTAACGACGACAATAACTTCAGTTTTCTCCATGTTTCACTGGGGAGCACTCCAGCTCATTCAATCCTCCATGTGGGACAATCACAGAGGCAGTGGGGCAGAGGGGAAAGATTGGGTGCTGTCAACATACACATCACGATTCCAGATCAGGAGCACCCCAGAACCCCAAAGGCATGCTATACCAGAGTGATCCAAGATAAACACTGAAACGGTGATGTGAGTTAAAGCTCCCCAATCCAGAGATTAGATcactaaacatagaaactagaagcaggaggaggccattcggcccttcgagcctgctccgccatccattctgatcatcaaattcaatatcctgattccccccacctcccatatcccttgattcctttagccgcaagagctatatctaatttcttcttgaaatcagacaacattttgacctcaactacattctgtgggagtgaattccacacattcaccaccctctgggtgaagaaatttctcctcacctcagtagtaaaaggtttaccccttatcctcaaactatgacccctagttctgaactgccccaccatcgggaacattctttctgaatctaccctgtctaaccctgttagaattttataagtttctgtgagatcccctctcactcttctaaactccaatgaatataattctaaccggctttgtctctcctcatatgacaggcctgccatcccaggaatcagcctggtaaacctttgctgaaaccccctctatagcaaggacatccttcctcagataaggacaccaaaactgcacacaatacgccaggtgtggcctcaccaacaattgcagcaaaacatccctatactcaaatcctctcgctatgaaggccaacataccatttgcctcctttactgcctgctgtacctgcatgcttactttcagcgactgatgcacgaggactccaaggtcatgTTGAGTATCagcctctttcaatttacacccattcaagtaataatctgtcttctatcattgctaccaaagtggataacctcacatttatccacattatactgcatctgccatgcagatgcccacacacccagcctgtccaaatcacactgaagcatctctgcatcctcctcacagctcaccctcccacccaactttgtatcatctgtaaaatttggaaataatacattcagttcccttttccaaatcattgatatataatgtgaacagttggggtcctagcacagatccctgcggaaccccgctagtcactgcctgccaatcagaaaaagacccatttatgccaactctttgcttcctatctgctgactagctttctatccatctcaagacattacctgcaatcccatgcattttaactttacacagtagactgttatgtgagaccttgccgaaagccttctgaaagtctaaataaaccacatccactggttctccttggtcaactctattagttacatcctcaaaaaattccaatagattcgtcaagcatgattcccctttgtaaattcatgctgactttgtctgattataccactgccttccaaatgccgagctgtgaaatccttgataatagactccagcaacttccccagtaccgacgttaggctcactggtctatagttccctgttttctctctaccttcctttctgaatagcgggcttacgttagccactctccaatctgtaggaaccagtccagagtccaaaggatTTTGGAAAATATCCACCAATAgatctatttccagggccacttccttaagtactctgggattaagtttatcaggacctggagatttatccaccttcaatcccatcaatttccccaaaaccgttTCTCAACCAATgcggatttccttcagctcctcactaaaacatgtttctctcagcacttcttttgtgaagactgaagcaatgaataaagtacaaatgtaattccttggccatttctttattccccgttatgaattctcctgtttctgactgtaaggggcctacattcgtttttgtcaatctttttcaccACATCCATAATAGTAAGAGCGAAGGGGCAAACGAGTTCCTCGCTGGTTACTCGGAGTATATTATCATCGTGCTGTACATCCCACCAgacagcagcaacacttcacagtTCAAACAGTGAGGAAGCAGCTGCAGTGACCAAGTGAAGCAACAGATTGGTAAATTGGGGATGAGTGCAAGTGCAGAGATGCAGGAAAGATTTCACAGAATGAACACCTACCTTGTAAAACATGTCACGCAGGTCATCCTTTGGGCTCACCCACGAAGCAACAGCATCGCAAAAGAAGATGAAGTCCTACAAGAAACAAAAGTTCCGTCTTAATCTGTTAACATTGTGCACTGTGCAGTGCTGCCCATCCAGCACATttagtggctagcgctgctgcctcagcgccagggacatccAGGACCCAGggccaattccagccttgggtcactgtctgtgtggagcttgcatgttcttcccgtgtctgcatggacttcctcccacagtcggaaagatgtgcaggttaggtggattggccatgcccaagATATATAGCTTAGGGGGATTTTCAGgatgaaatatgtggggttatggggtaggagctggtgcagactcggtgggctgaatggcctccttctgcagggattccatgatacaAGGCCCAGTTATGTAGAGAAGCTGCCTAAAACGCGAACCTGCAAATGGACTAAAGGCAAAGCAACTGGAGTAACATTGCACATTAACTCCCTCATCAGAACTCTGCCTCTTCCcacatgcctgtgctggctccgGGCTCCAATCCCACAGACATTGATGTGAGCCCAAGTGGCAACATGAGCCATTCCAG includes:
- the LOC144489962 gene encoding transportin-2-like, translated to MLQQFIRPWCTSLRNIRDNEEKDSAFRGICMMIGVNPGGVVQDFIFFCDAVASWVSPKDDLRDMFYKILHGFKEQVGEENWQQFSEQFPPLLKERLSAFYGV